From Cryptococcus neoformans var. neoformans B-3501A chromosome 6, whole genome shotgun sequence, the proteins below share one genomic window:
- a CDS encoding hypothetical protein (Match to EST gb|CF188074.1|CF188074) — protein MSSQPNPTSTFPTIIWHPSFNPSQGFNSASIDSNQALRPWLPSPQVSNTNSDKLSSLSLDDQSHPQSHPQSQSQSRPSQSTPQPPSTSTSKTRQPQAYVAYPELTCLHCLGANPPGKLGYVVSYVPADASGKPLTNDEGWHKVERRDTQEEELPEGTRSPSAFQAAEILGDKKYVPDGAEDDLVGDMVE, from the exons ATGTCATCCCAACCTAACCCTACTTCCACATTCCCCACCATCATTTGGCATCCTTCGTTCAACCCCTCTCAAGGGTTCAACAGTGCTAGCATTGATTCTAATCAAGCTCTCAGACCATGGTTGCCTTCGCCTCAAGTCTCAAATACCAA CTCTGATAAGTTGTCGAGCCTTTCCCTCGACGATCAGTCCCATCCCCAATCACACccccaatcccaatcccaatcccgACCCAGCCAATCCACACCCCAACCTCCATCCACATCTACCAGCAAAACCCGCCAGCCCCAGGCATATGTTGCATACCCCGAACTTACCTGCCTCCACTGTCTCGGCGCTAACCCCCCTGGCAAGCTCGGGTATGTGGTCAGCTACGTCCCAGCCGATGCGTCCGGCAAGCCACTCACAAATGACGAAGGCTGGCACaaggtggagagaagagatacacaagaagaagagcttccGGAAGGGACTCGATCACCCAGTGCATTCCAGGCGGCTGAGATTTTGGGGGACAAGAAGTATGTGCCTGATGGGGCAGAGGATGATTTGGTTGGTGATATGGTAGAATAA
- a CDS encoding hypothetical protein (Match to ESTs gb|CF190061.1|CF190061, gb|CF188594.1|CF188594, gb|CF185842.1|CF185842): MSGVTQGVKEFFSKSSKPETTEVCTDTAPEVVQEHIRPQEHVETAEAVDRERHVHHLQHRLQPVEDKQTLNAKHINTTEPVITREHKEEMRPEHQEALAKQRNLARDTRSTGEVEKSGAHVGTAVNEHQHHHIHETVQPVVQRETVDPTVVHKTEAIHEKVEDAPIVHEVTTLPTISADKYAKNKSSIEGEGDHCSTFEGAPQVAGQSSGVSAKNTAADATSTGRHQSSKTQAL, translated from the exons ATGTCCGGCGTTACCCAAGGTGTCAAGGAATTCTTTTCTAAGTCTAGCAAGCCCGAAACCACTGAA GTCTGCACAGACACCGCCCCTGAGGTCGTTCAGGAGCATATCAGGCCTCAAGAACATGTTGAGACCGCTGAAGCCGTCGACCGCGAGCGACATGTTCACCACCTCCAA CACCGACTCCAACCCGTTGAGGACAAGCAGACCCTCAACGCCAAGCATATCAACACCACCGAGCCTGTGATCACCCGAGAACACAAGGAGGAAATGCGTCCTGAACACCAGGAGGCTCTTGCCAAGCAGAGGAACTTGGCTCGCGACACCCGATCTACTGGTGAGGTCGAGAAGAGCGGAGCGCATGTGGGTACTGCTGTCAATGAGCACCAACACCACCACATCCACGAGACCG TCCAACCTGTTGTTCAACGCGAGACTGTTGATCCCACCGTTGTCCACAAGACCGAGGCCATCCatgagaaggttgaggacgCACCTATTGTCCACGAAGTCACTACCCTCCCCACCATCTCAGCTGACAAGTACGCTAAGAACAAGTCTTCCATcgagggcgagggtgaCCACTGCAGTACTT TCGAGGGTGCCCCTCAGGTTGCTGGCCAGTCTTCCGGCGTATCTGCTAAGAACACCGCCGCCGACGCCACTTCCACGGGTCGCCATCAGTCCAGCAAGACCCAGGCTCTTTAA